One Nocardia iowensis DNA window includes the following coding sequences:
- a CDS encoding lipase family protein: MATPDGIGRGTSLLGGAATPRTPVRRIGTALARAGSSAVVAAALVLVSALIVAPGSARAQVPPPDADPFYAAPADLDSYAEGAIVDSRPIALFGLPLPISTWQVKYRSTDAGGRAIPVVATVMVPMLPWLGPGPRPLLSYQIAEDSLGTRCAPSYALRGGGDPGGAQAWIDTPFMADALRRGWAVVTSDYEGPQSRFLDGVNSGRGVLDGIRAARDLPAAGLGPATPIAAWGYSGGAFATLWAAQMQPQYAPDVRFAGIAAGGVPSNWPAIAQHVDGTMQAGLAMLILIAAARDNPDAGIMELLNDRGRAMLAADSAACGPDLVAKYVNARVDDYSSVPNLLSHPNFRAATDPHELGSPAPRIPMYLYHSTTDDVVPVAGFTDVLGRYCAQGADITSVHSALPGHNPAAVGEALGAMSYLADRVAGVPIAPGCRPR, translated from the coding sequence ATGGCGACTCCGGACGGAATCGGTAGGGGGACATCGCTCCTCGGCGGCGCGGCAACACCGCGAACACCTGTTCGGCGCATCGGCACGGCGCTAGCGCGCGCCGGATCGTCGGCGGTCGTCGCGGCGGCACTGGTCCTGGTGTCCGCGCTCATCGTGGCACCCGGCAGCGCGCGGGCCCAGGTGCCGCCGCCCGACGCCGATCCGTTCTACGCGGCACCCGCCGACCTTGATTCCTATGCCGAGGGCGCGATCGTGGACTCCCGCCCGATCGCATTGTTCGGTCTACCGCTGCCCATTTCGACGTGGCAGGTGAAGTATCGGAGCACCGACGCGGGCGGCAGGGCGATACCCGTCGTGGCCACCGTCATGGTCCCGATGCTGCCCTGGCTCGGCCCCGGGCCCCGTCCGCTGCTCTCGTACCAGATCGCCGAGGACAGTCTCGGCACCCGATGCGCGCCGTCGTACGCGCTGCGCGGCGGCGGCGATCCCGGCGGCGCCCAGGCCTGGATCGACACCCCGTTCATGGCCGACGCGCTTCGCCGCGGCTGGGCCGTGGTGACCAGCGACTACGAGGGTCCGCAGTCCCGGTTCCTCGACGGCGTCAATTCCGGCCGCGGCGTGCTCGACGGCATCCGAGCCGCCCGTGACCTGCCCGCCGCGGGGCTGGGCCCGGCGACTCCGATAGCCGCCTGGGGATATTCGGGCGGCGCCTTCGCCACCCTGTGGGCAGCGCAGATGCAGCCGCAGTACGCGCCCGACGTCCGTTTCGCGGGCATCGCCGCAGGAGGTGTCCCGTCGAACTGGCCCGCGATCGCGCAGCACGTGGACGGCACCATGCAGGCGGGCTTGGCCATGCTCATCCTCATCGCGGCCGCTCGGGACAATCCGGATGCCGGAATCATGGAGCTGCTCAACGACCGCGGCCGCGCGATGCTGGCCGCCGACAGCGCCGCCTGTGGTCCCGATCTGGTCGCCAAGTACGTCAACGCTCGCGTCGACGACTACTCCAGCGTTCCGAACTTGCTGTCGCATCCCAACTTTCGGGCCGCAACCGACCCGCACGAACTGGGCAGCCCGGCGCCGAGAATTCCGATGTACCTGTATCACAGCACTACCGACGACGTGGTTCCGGTAGCCGGATTCACCGACGTGCTCGGCCGCTACTGCGCCCAGGGCGCCGACATCACCTCCGTGCACTCCGCGCTGCCCGGCCACAACCCCGCCGCGGTCGGCGAAGCCCTCGGCGCCATGTCCTACCTCGCGGACCGGGTCGCGGGCGTGCCGATCGCGCCCGGCTGCCGCCCGCGGTAG
- a CDS encoding ammonium transporter, protein MILRKITAAVVPLVAAVAVGAGTSQAQPTAGPTADIGYEAKLVGDKIITTLTGGSFDVAGSAVDIKDEAGNTVVTMPLAFRQDGLEYPLPHAVRDAGRVLELTVVKDVAQARPAPATPIASPYENQRAQEAFLSQFGIATAVGGFIGTVIGALVGLTGIVGGPTVIASVLAGAAVGGIIGTIVAGGPTLIIAGIDLISTLTAPPGTTKWMDDTGRPRN, encoded by the coding sequence ATGATTCTCCGCAAGATCACTGCGGCCGTCGTGCCTCTCGTCGCCGCGGTCGCGGTCGGCGCGGGCACCTCCCAAGCACAGCCCACCGCCGGGCCGACGGCCGACATCGGCTACGAGGCAAAGCTGGTGGGAGACAAAATCATCACCACGCTGACCGGTGGATCGTTCGACGTGGCTGGCAGCGCTGTCGACATCAAAGACGAGGCCGGGAACACGGTGGTCACCATGCCGCTGGCGTTCCGACAGGACGGGCTGGAGTACCCACTACCGCACGCGGTGCGCGACGCGGGCCGGGTGCTGGAACTGACCGTGGTCAAGGACGTCGCCCAGGCGCGCCCGGCCCCGGCGACACCGATCGCCTCGCCGTACGAGAACCAGCGCGCGCAGGAAGCGTTCCTGTCGCAGTTCGGAATCGCCACCGCGGTAGGCGGTTTCATCGGCACGGTGATCGGCGCGTTGGTCGGCCTGACCGGCATCGTCGGCGGCCCGACCGTGATCGCGAGTGTGCTGGCGGGTGCGGCCGTCGGCGGCATCATCGGCACCATCGTGGCGGGCGGCCCGACGTTGATCATCGCGGGGATCGATCTGATCAGCACCCTCACCGCGCCCCCTGGGACCACCAAGTGGATGGACGACACCGGCCGTCCGAGGAACTGA
- a CDS encoding energy-coupling factor transporter transmembrane component T family protein produces MSLVLFRRVPVASPVHALWAGTKMIAAFVISLLLMFLPTWPVLGIMVAFLVLIGVVARLPLGTLPRLPWWFWALLAAGALINVPVGGHAVLRYAQVAVFGLVILAASFLVAWTTPMSEIAPALAKLGAPLRKLGAPVDEWAVVVALTLRGLPLLMEEIRVLRAARKLRPKDNLLYLATENPLIDILTAAMAVSTRRAGELGEAITARGGTGELTAHPGSPGRRDAVALAVVVVVCGGACTLGLLLP; encoded by the coding sequence ATGAGCTTGGTGCTGTTTCGCCGGGTCCCGGTGGCGAGTCCGGTGCACGCTCTGTGGGCGGGTACCAAGATGATCGCCGCGTTTGTGATCAGTCTGCTGCTGATGTTCCTGCCCACCTGGCCGGTGCTGGGAATCATGGTGGCGTTCCTGGTGCTCATCGGGGTGGTCGCCCGGCTGCCACTCGGCACCCTGCCGCGCCTGCCCTGGTGGTTCTGGGCGTTACTGGCGGCCGGGGCGCTGATCAACGTGCCGGTCGGCGGCCACGCCGTGCTGCGCTATGCCCAGGTGGCGGTATTCGGCCTGGTCATTCTCGCCGCATCGTTCCTCGTCGCCTGGACGACGCCGATGAGCGAAATCGCGCCCGCACTGGCCAAACTCGGTGCCCCGCTACGCAAACTCGGTGCGCCGGTGGATGAATGGGCTGTCGTCGTCGCCCTCACCTTGCGCGGGCTTCCGCTACTGATGGAGGAGATCCGGGTGCTGCGCGCGGCGCGCAAACTGCGCCCCAAGGACAACCTCCTCTACCTTGCCACCGAGAATCCGCTCATCGATATCCTCACCGCCGCCATGGCTGTATCCACCCGCCGCGCAGGCGAACTCGGTGAGGCGATCACCGCGCGCGGGGGCACCGGCGAACTCACCGCGCACCCCGGTTCGCCCGGACGCCGCGACGCGGTGGCGCTGGCGGTAGTCGTCGTAGTCTGCGGCGGCGCCTGCACGCTCGGCCTTCTCCTGCCGTAG
- a CDS encoding ABC transporter ATP-binding protein: MTGRPIADGTAEHGPLRPIELAVGAVLGGATVGLVTLGSVLPFAAALNLVAAVPMGLIAHRYRLRAVVTAAIAATLVTFVAAGLVPTTGLLATATVAGIIGTTKRRGGGFVAVLGLSTLAGLAWACFAVGLLQLFSAGRNLLFDNIRNLSRGIQDLAARQQQLEPLGRAAADFTDSVLRWWWAWVGGGVASGMVVTALFSWFVLGSVLDRLAWLPGHDRLDAPPDDRPIAPLPVTLRGAGFRYPGAVRDALCDIDLTVDVGEFVAVVGHNGSGKSTLTRLLAGLPPTAGMVERPGSAGLGHLGGTALVLQRPESQTLGVLVADDVVWGLPPELAAEVDVDALLGEVGLDGMGDKETATLSGGQQQRLAVAAALARKPALLIADEATSMIDPVGRRELVELLAALPKRHSMAVVLVTHHEADAAAAGRVVHLADGRAVERLPAWPRPVRDARRRPMGDTILELHAVQYTYNRGTPWEAAALHSVDLSVRRGEALLVVGGNGSGKSTLAWIMAGLIAPSSGRCELAGKSVTQQIGRVELAFQHSRLQLQKQTVGAEIADWGGRATGSGAVGRALDAVGLDRSLAARSIESLSGGQAKRVVLAAIVASHPQVVVLDEPLAGLDPEGRADIVELLARLRDSGLTLIVISHDVEDMATVCDRTVHLRAGRIPAADAVPDATAVRESPAHKQDSRPAAPLRPPGDAAWRLDRGGRS, encoded by the coding sequence GTGACTGGACGCCCGATAGCTGACGGCACGGCCGAACACGGGCCGCTGCGACCGATCGAGCTGGCCGTCGGCGCGGTGCTTGGCGGTGCCACCGTCGGGTTGGTCACCCTGGGCTCGGTGCTTCCGTTCGCCGCCGCGCTGAACCTGGTCGCCGCGGTGCCGATGGGTTTGATCGCGCACCGCTACCGGCTGCGCGCCGTGGTCACCGCCGCCATCGCGGCGACGCTGGTCACCTTTGTCGCGGCGGGCCTGGTGCCGACCACCGGGTTGCTGGCGACGGCGACGGTCGCGGGCATCATCGGCACGACCAAACGGCGCGGCGGCGGGTTCGTCGCGGTACTCGGGCTTTCCACGCTCGCCGGTCTGGCCTGGGCCTGCTTCGCCGTCGGGCTGCTGCAGTTGTTCTCGGCGGGGCGGAATCTGCTGTTCGACAACATCCGCAACCTTTCGCGCGGCATCCAGGACCTCGCGGCACGCCAGCAACAGCTCGAACCGCTCGGACGCGCGGCCGCCGATTTCACCGATTCCGTGCTGCGCTGGTGGTGGGCCTGGGTCGGCGGCGGCGTCGCCTCGGGCATGGTGGTGACCGCGCTGTTCTCCTGGTTCGTGCTCGGCTCGGTGCTGGATCGGCTGGCCTGGCTGCCCGGTCACGACCGGCTCGACGCACCGCCGGACGATCGGCCGATCGCGCCGTTGCCGGTGACCTTGCGCGGCGCAGGCTTCCGCTATCCCGGTGCCGTGCGCGACGCACTGTGCGATATCGACCTCACGGTCGATGTCGGTGAGTTCGTCGCGGTGGTCGGGCACAACGGCTCGGGAAAGTCCACGCTGACCCGGCTGCTCGCCGGGCTGCCGCCGACCGCGGGAATGGTGGAACGACCCGGCTCCGCGGGGCTCGGCCATCTCGGTGGCACCGCGCTGGTCTTGCAGCGACCGGAGAGCCAGACCCTCGGCGTGCTCGTCGCCGACGATGTGGTGTGGGGGTTGCCGCCGGAACTCGCCGCCGAGGTCGATGTCGACGCCTTGCTCGGTGAAGTGGGCTTGGACGGCATGGGCGACAAGGAAACCGCGACCCTGTCCGGCGGACAACAGCAGCGCCTCGCGGTCGCCGCGGCACTCGCCAGGAAACCCGCGTTGCTCATTGCCGACGAGGCCACCTCGATGATCGATCCGGTGGGACGGCGCGAGCTCGTCGAACTGCTTGCGGCACTGCCGAAACGGCACTCGATGGCCGTGGTACTGGTCACTCACCACGAGGCCGACGCGGCCGCGGCGGGCCGGGTGGTGCACCTGGCGGATGGACGCGCCGTCGAGCGGTTACCGGCCTGGCCGCGACCGGTACGGGACGCACGGCGCAGGCCGATGGGCGACACGATCCTCGAGCTGCACGCCGTCCAGTACACCTACAATCGCGGAACTCCCTGGGAGGCAGCGGCTTTGCATTCGGTCGACCTGTCGGTGCGGCGCGGTGAGGCGTTGCTCGTTGTCGGCGGCAACGGGTCGGGCAAGTCCACGCTCGCCTGGATCATGGCCGGGTTGATCGCACCGAGTTCCGGCCGGTGCGAACTGGCGGGTAAGTCGGTGACCCAGCAGATCGGCCGAGTCGAGTTGGCATTCCAGCACTCTCGGCTGCAACTACAGAAGCAGACGGTCGGCGCGGAGATCGCGGACTGGGGCGGCCGGGCCACCGGGTCCGGCGCGGTCGGGCGGGCGCTGGACGCGGTGGGGTTGGATCGCTCGCTCGCCGCGCGCTCCATCGAAAGCCTCAGTGGCGGACAGGCCAAGCGGGTGGTGCTCGCCGCGATCGTGGCCAGCCACCCGCAGGTGGTGGTGCTGGACGAGCCGCTGGCCGGGCTCGACCCGGAAGGGCGCGCGGACATCGTGGAACTGCTTGCGCGGCTGCGTGATTCCGGGCTGACGTTGATCGTCATCTCGCACGATGTCGAGGACATGGCGACAGTGTGCGATCGAACGGTGCACCTGCGGGCCGGACGGATACCGGCCGCCGACGCGGTGCCCGACGCCACCGCTGTCCGCGAAAGCCCCGCGCACAAACAGGATTCACGTCCGGCCGCACCGCTGCGACCGCCGGGCGATGCCGCGTGGCGGCTCGACCGTGGAGGTCGATCATGA
- a CDS encoding flavin-containing monooxygenase, with the protein MTAGNRPSVLIIGAGFGGVGMAIELRRNGFDDVTILERAADLGGVWRENTYPGAACDVPSPLYSFSFEPKPDWPQRYSGRDAIHAYLRGVAERNGVYDAIRFGVEVTDAEFDDASGRWTVRTADGTARTVDVLISAVGQLSRPALPNIPGVDSFAGPAFHSAEWNHDVDLDGKRVACIGTGASAIQYIPEIQPKVAELTLFQRTPAWVVPKFDTDYSPIQHKVFARLPGALLVERFGWWAIAEFVSLGLVEFPAVARLVAKIADRHLRKQVPDPALRAKLTPDYPIGCKRGLFSNDYYPALTQPNVRVETTAITEVLPEGVRTADGTVHEVDVIIYGTGFKGTEFLWPMNIYGRTGRKLSDAWAEGAHAYYGIAVPDFPNMFLVYGPNTNLGVGSIIYMIESQARYIRQAVELLGERPGHCLEVRAEQEEQFNAALQHRLSRTPWNFCSSWYRNASGRITNNWPGSPASYRRRIRKLDPDDYTLTPAA; encoded by the coding sequence ATGACAGCGGGTAACCGGCCATCGGTCCTCATCATCGGCGCCGGTTTCGGCGGCGTCGGTATGGCGATCGAATTGCGCCGCAATGGTTTCGACGACGTCACCATCCTGGAGCGAGCCGCCGATCTCGGCGGGGTGTGGCGGGAGAACACCTATCCCGGCGCGGCCTGCGACGTGCCGTCCCCGCTGTACTCGTTCTCGTTCGAGCCGAAACCGGACTGGCCGCAGCGCTACTCCGGGCGCGACGCCATCCACGCCTATCTGCGCGGGGTCGCCGAGCGCAATGGCGTCTACGACGCCATCCGGTTCGGCGTCGAGGTGACCGACGCGGAGTTCGACGACGCGTCCGGCCGCTGGACGGTACGCACCGCGGACGGGACCGCCAGGACCGTGGACGTCCTGATCTCGGCGGTGGGCCAGCTGTCGCGGCCCGCGCTGCCGAATATCCCCGGCGTCGACAGCTTCGCCGGTCCGGCATTCCACTCCGCCGAGTGGAACCACGACGTCGACCTCGACGGCAAGCGCGTCGCCTGCATCGGCACCGGTGCCAGCGCCATCCAGTACATCCCGGAGATCCAGCCGAAGGTCGCCGAGCTCACCCTGTTCCAGCGCACGCCTGCCTGGGTGGTCCCCAAGTTCGACACCGACTACTCGCCGATCCAGCACAAAGTGTTCGCCCGGCTGCCCGGCGCGCTGCTGGTCGAGCGATTCGGCTGGTGGGCGATCGCCGAGTTCGTGTCGCTCGGGCTGGTCGAATTCCCGGCCGTGGCGCGGCTGGTGGCGAAGATCGCCGACCGGCATCTGCGCAAGCAGGTGCCCGATCCGGCATTGCGGGCCAAGCTCACCCCCGACTATCCGATCGGCTGCAAACGTGGGCTGTTCTCGAACGACTACTACCCCGCGTTGACGCAACCGAATGTGCGGGTCGAGACCACCGCGATCACCGAGGTGCTGCCCGAGGGCGTGCGCACCGCCGACGGCACCGTGCACGAGGTGGACGTGATCATCTACGGCACCGGTTTCAAGGGCACCGAATTCCTCTGGCCGATGAACATCTACGGCCGCACGGGCCGCAAACTGTCCGACGCATGGGCCGAGGGCGCCCACGCCTACTACGGCATCGCGGTGCCGGACTTTCCGAATATGTTCCTGGTCTACGGCCCGAACACCAATCTGGGTGTCGGCTCGATCATCTACATGATCGAATCGCAGGCCCGCTATATCCGGCAGGCCGTCGAACTGCTCGGCGAACGCCCCGGCCACTGTCTCGAGGTTCGCGCGGAGCAGGAGGAACAGTTCAACGCGGCCCTGCAACACCGGCTCAGCCGCACCCCATGGAACTTCTGCTCCAGCTGGTACCGCAACGCCTCGGGCCGCATCACCAACAACTGGCCCGGCTCACCGGCCAGCTACCGCCGCCGGATTCGCAAGCTCGATCCCGACGACTACACGCTGACCCCCGCCGCCTGA
- a CDS encoding AraC family transcriptional regulator: MQRVQDPGIRDWNFPRGIASVALMVGYAAEHGVPAGRMLAGTGLTEPLLRDPDAQIDAHIELAVIRNLVRELADRPALGVEIGRRYRITTFGIFGFACVSSPTLGEAISFALRYLELSFTFCLPVAEWREGEFVAWVHDELIPADVRQFLVERDVTAMHQVMSDLLGRQLPLARAEFRFPEPAYADRIEEVTVVRPRFGQPRNLFAIDPAVLDQPLPQANEQTWAMCLAQCRDLVHRRRARTGIAAEVRELLVPGGADGFTVPPGIDSVARDLNMSTRTLRRHLDAAGTSYRALLDEVRRALAEEMLTATPLSVSDVAIRLGYAESSTFIYAFKRWTGATPAAYRRERAVRR; the protein is encoded by the coding sequence GTGCAGCGGGTGCAGGATCCGGGAATCCGCGACTGGAACTTTCCGCGCGGGATAGCCAGCGTGGCGCTGATGGTCGGCTACGCGGCCGAGCACGGCGTGCCCGCTGGCCGGATGCTCGCCGGAACCGGGTTGACCGAGCCGTTGCTGCGTGACCCGGACGCCCAGATCGACGCGCACATCGAACTCGCGGTGATTCGTAATCTGGTTCGCGAACTCGCCGACCGTCCCGCGCTCGGCGTGGAGATCGGTCGCCGCTATCGGATCACCACCTTCGGCATCTTCGGGTTCGCCTGCGTCAGCAGCCCGACCCTCGGCGAGGCGATCTCGTTCGCGCTGCGATATCTGGAGTTGAGTTTCACCTTCTGCCTGCCGGTCGCCGAGTGGCGCGAGGGGGAGTTCGTCGCCTGGGTGCACGACGAGCTGATCCCGGCCGATGTGCGGCAGTTCCTGGTCGAACGGGATGTCACCGCCATGCATCAGGTGATGAGTGATCTCCTCGGCAGGCAGCTGCCGCTCGCCAGGGCCGAATTCCGTTTTCCGGAACCGGCATACGCCGATCGGATCGAGGAGGTCACGGTGGTGCGCCCGCGCTTCGGGCAGCCGCGCAACCTGTTCGCCATCGACCCGGCGGTACTGGATCAGCCGCTCCCGCAGGCGAACGAACAGACCTGGGCGATGTGCCTGGCCCAGTGCCGGGATCTGGTGCACCGCCGCCGTGCCCGCACCGGCATCGCCGCCGAGGTGCGCGAACTCCTGGTGCCCGGCGGCGCCGACGGATTCACCGTGCCGCCCGGAATCGACTCTGTCGCACGTGATCTCAATATGAGCACGCGCACGCTGCGCCGTCACCTCGATGCCGCGGGTACCAGCTACCGTGCGTTACTCGACGAGGTGCGTCGCGCACTGGCCGAGGAAATGCTTACCGCCACACCGCTTTCGGTGAGCGACGTCGCGATCCGGCTCGGTTACGCGGAATCCTCGACGTTCATCTACGCGTTCAAGCGCTGGACCGGTGCGACGCCCGCCGCCTATCGCCGCGAACGAGCCGTGCGGCGCTGA
- a CDS encoding phosphodiesterase, translating to MTDLAASAVRTAFSAGARLRHARVFHPDGVHLSGRLHAESEFEHLFGTGERAVIARLSKGTGTPGGLPDVLGFAFRVLDRHDEPWDFALATTGRGLLSRFLITPARGWVRAEYGSLMPYRIGKSGPRWLFAEPDTGQPTSASLAAMNEHLQEHPVSFELSASGVTGPPVRLAELTLRLSESSEHRTDYFDPMLNHPDGVELLPKVVGRVREFAYAGSRSGRGEGG from the coding sequence ATGACCGATCTAGCCGCGTCAGCAGTTCGCACCGCGTTCTCCGCCGGGGCCAGGCTGCGGCATGCCAGGGTCTTTCATCCCGACGGCGTGCACCTATCCGGCCGCTTGCACGCCGAAAGCGAGTTCGAGCACCTGTTCGGCACCGGTGAACGCGCCGTCATCGCGCGCCTGTCGAAGGGAACCGGCACGCCGGGCGGCCTGCCCGATGTGCTCGGTTTCGCCTTCCGGGTGCTCGATCGCCATGACGAACCGTGGGATTTCGCGCTGGCGACCACCGGTCGCGGACTGCTGAGCCGGTTCCTGATCACCCCCGCCCGCGGCTGGGTCCGAGCCGAGTACGGCAGCCTGATGCCGTACCGGATCGGAAAGTCCGGGCCGAGGTGGTTGTTCGCCGAACCCGACACCGGCCAGCCCACCTCCGCATCCCTGGCGGCGATGAACGAGCATCTACAGGAGCATCCGGTCTCGTTCGAGCTGTCGGCGAGCGGGGTCACCGGGCCACCGGTGCGGCTCGCCGAACTGACCCTGCGGCTCTCGGAATCCAGCGAACACCGGACGGACTACTTCGATCCGATGCTCAATCACCCGGACGGGGTGGAGTTGCTGCCGAAGGTTGTCGGCCGGGTCCGTGAATTCGCCTACGCGGGCAGCAGAAGCGGCCGCGGCGAGGGCGGCTGA
- a CDS encoding metallophosphoesterase, translating into MILVAQVSDTHFDLGARNAERVEQVMAFLAGLRHKPDAILVTGDVTDSGKPEQYAEARLAFDVDIPVYAIPGNHDDRAAFRSTLLGEAASTAPINHAHRVGDLTVALLDSSIPGEPSGRLADETYTWLHGVLATAPADKPVLLALHHPPAHLFSPVVDEIALQEPEKLAELVSSDQRIVAVLTGHAHSPATTTFAGRPLLVAPSTASVLGGAWELDLPDHVMDYAPDPAVALHLIDEKHSLTTHFRSVPMSGWLGIPPN; encoded by the coding sequence ATGATCCTGGTGGCTCAGGTCAGCGACACACATTTCGATCTCGGCGCCCGCAACGCCGAACGAGTCGAGCAGGTCATGGCGTTTCTGGCCGGCCTGCGGCACAAGCCGGACGCGATCCTGGTGACCGGTGACGTCACCGATTCCGGCAAGCCGGAGCAGTACGCCGAGGCCCGGCTCGCCTTCGACGTCGACATCCCGGTGTACGCCATCCCCGGCAATCATGACGACCGCGCCGCGTTCCGCAGCACGCTGCTCGGTGAAGCCGCCTCGACCGCACCGATCAACCACGCCCACCGGGTCGGCGATCTGACCGTCGCCCTGCTGGATTCGAGCATTCCCGGTGAGCCGAGCGGGCGGCTCGCCGACGAAACCTATACCTGGCTGCACGGCGTGCTCGCCACGGCACCGGCCGACAAACCGGTGCTGCTCGCGCTGCATCATCCGCCGGCGCACCTGTTCAGCCCGGTAGTCGACGAGATCGCACTACAGGAGCCGGAGAAGCTCGCCGAACTGGTCTCCAGCGACCAGCGCATTGTCGCAGTGCTCACTGGGCACGCACACTCCCCCGCGACGACGACCTTCGCGGGGCGTCCCTTGCTGGTCGCGCCGAGTACCGCGTCGGTTCTCGGCGGCGCGTGGGAACTCGACCTGCCCGACCACGTGATGGATTACGCCCCAGATCCCGCCGTCGCGTTGCACTTGATCGATGAGAAGCACAGCCTGACAACGCATTTCCGCAGCGTGCCGATGAGCGGCTGGCTCGGCATTCCGCCGAACTGA
- a CDS encoding MarR family winged helix-turn-helix transcriptional regulator, protein MPEARRPDLAAMIAPLIRALMAAELPVLERHGLSMWGYSVLLGLGKEPVYTQAALAKAIGADKTRIIGVLDELQQRGLIRREPDPADRRVNLVSVTQAGRSLRDRTQRDIQEQEDRLLAQLPPADRRAFLRSLQTLSELVGEQAQ, encoded by the coding sequence ATGCCGGAAGCTCGTCGTCCCGATCTCGCCGCGATGATCGCGCCGCTCATCCGGGCGCTGATGGCGGCGGAACTGCCCGTGCTCGAACGACATGGGCTGTCGATGTGGGGCTACTCCGTGCTGCTCGGCCTCGGCAAGGAGCCGGTGTACACGCAGGCGGCACTGGCCAAGGCGATCGGCGCGGACAAGACCCGCATCATCGGCGTACTGGATGAGCTGCAGCAACGCGGGCTGATCCGGCGCGAACCCGACCCGGCGGACCGCCGGGTCAACCTGGTGTCGGTGACACAGGCCGGACGGAGCCTGCGCGATCGCACACAGCGCGACATCCAGGAACAGGAGGACCGCCTGCTCGCCCAACTGCCCCCGGCGGACCGGCGCGCCTTTCTGCGGTCGTTGCAGACCTTGTCCGAGCTCGTCGGCGAACAGGCCCAGTGA
- a CDS encoding TIGR03086 family metal-binding protein, whose product MATESDTGAELRTFDAVMSAVDLVALNAQAVRTSIDLVDHATNADLSKPTPCADWTLHGLLTHMIAQHYGFAAASRGDGNPDLWKSRPLGADPVRSYRDAAEHVIAAFAEPGVLDRKFPLPEFSTDFQFSGTQALSFHFIDYVVHSWDVAKTLGLAVHFDAELLDAALPVAQIVPGGDTRVAPGAAFGPVVPSSSTDRLDQIVAMLGRSPEWPR is encoded by the coding sequence ATGGCCACTGAATCGGATACCGGCGCGGAACTGCGCACCTTCGACGCGGTGATGAGCGCCGTCGACCTCGTCGCGTTGAACGCGCAGGCCGTGCGAACGAGCATCGACCTGGTGGACCACGCCACCAACGCGGATCTGAGCAAGCCGACGCCATGCGCCGATTGGACGCTGCACGGACTGCTGACCCACATGATCGCCCAGCACTACGGATTCGCCGCGGCTTCTCGTGGCGACGGCAATCCCGACCTGTGGAAATCACGCCCGTTGGGTGCGGACCCGGTGCGGAGTTATCGCGACGCCGCCGAGCACGTCATCGCGGCGTTCGCCGAGCCGGGCGTGCTCGACCGGAAGTTTCCGCTGCCGGAGTTCAGCACCGACTTCCAGTTCTCCGGGACGCAGGCGTTGAGCTTCCACTTCATCGACTACGTCGTGCATTCCTGGGATGTGGCAAAGACTTTGGGACTGGCGGTGCACTTCGACGCGGAACTGCTCGACGCGGCGTTGCCGGTGGCACAAATCGTCCCAGGCGGTGATACCCGAGTCGCCCCCGGTGCCGCGTTCGGTCCGGTGGTGCCGTCGTCCAGCACGGATCGGCTCGACCAGATCGTCGCGATGCTCGGCCGGTCACCGGAGTGGCCACGCTGA
- a CDS encoding RluA family pseudouridine synthase codes for MDWSELRARFLVEEDDAILALHKPAGISVTGERHDTDLVELAAAAGETLYPVHRIDKVTSGLVLFAKELAAHGQLTRQFNKQTAEKAYLAVVASAELPDTGVLDLPLSVGRKNRVRIAAPRESIRREGDRWFVEDVDLLATKNYPSRTEFATVLRRAEHAVLVLRPITGRRHQIRVQLAWIGHPIVGDPLFDKTGAAERTYLHSWRLGLAADWRTPPELAVEATPDAAFWRPIQPEPHEPGEMLHRADELLRRID; via the coding sequence ATGGACTGGTCGGAGTTGCGCGCACGGTTCCTCGTCGAGGAGGACGACGCGATTCTGGCGTTGCACAAGCCCGCGGGCATCTCCGTGACCGGTGAGCGGCACGACACCGATCTCGTCGAACTGGCGGCCGCGGCGGGCGAGACGCTCTACCCGGTGCACCGGATCGACAAGGTGACCTCCGGGCTGGTGCTGTTCGCCAAGGAACTCGCCGCGCACGGCCAGCTGACCAGGCAGTTCAACAAACAGACCGCGGAAAAGGCCTACCTCGCGGTCGTCGCGTCGGCCGAACTGCCCGATACCGGTGTGCTCGACCTGCCGCTCAGCGTCGGACGCAAGAATCGCGTGCGCATCGCGGCCCCCCGGGAGAGTATTCGCCGCGAAGGGGACCGCTGGTTCGTCGAGGACGTCGATCTGCTCGCCACCAAGAACTACCCGTCCCGCACCGAGTTCGCGACGGTGCTCCGCCGCGCCGAGCACGCGGTGCTGGTATTGCGCCCGATCACCGGCCGCCGCCACCAGATTCGCGTGCAGCTGGCCTGGATCGGCCATCCCATCGTCGGCGACCCGCTCTTCGACAAGACCGGCGCGGCCGAGCGAACATACCTGCATTCGTGGCGACTCGGCCTGGCCGCGGACTGGCGCACCCCACCCGAGCTCGCCGTCGAGGCGACACCCGACGCGGCGTTCTGGCGGCCGATCCAGCCCGAGCCGCACGAACCCGGCGAGATGCTGCACCGAGCCGACGAATTGCTCCGCCGGATCGACTAG